A genomic region of Notamacropus eugenii isolate mMacEug1 chromosome 3, mMacEug1.pri_v2, whole genome shotgun sequence contains the following coding sequences:
- the NUDT5 gene encoding ADP-sugar pyrophosphatase, producing MENKAPVDSHKVTKESILTEELITEGKWVKLEQTTYVDPTGKTRTWETVKRTTRKEGLSADGVAIIPVLQRTLHYECIVLVKQFRPPMGGYCLEFPAGLIDDNESPETAALRELEEETGYKGDVAECSPAVCMDPGLSNCTTHIVTVMINGDDAENVRPKPKLGDGEFVEVVSLPKNDLLKRIDDLVADEHLKVDARVYSYALALKHANAKPFEVPFLKF from the exons atggaaaacaaagcaCCTGTGGATTCTCATAAAGTTACCAAAGAATCTATCCTAACAGAAGAG TTGATTACAGAAGGAAAATGGGTCAAGCTTGAGCAAACAACTTATGTGGATCCCACTGGTaaaacaag AACTTGGGAAACTGTGAAACGTACTACTAGGAAAGAAGGACTTTCTGCAGATG GTGTGGCAATTATCCCAGTATTACAAAGAACTCTTCATTATGAATGCATTGTCCTGGTGAAGCAGTTCAGACCCCCAATGGGAGGTTACTGCTTAGAGTTCCCTGCAg GTCTCATAGACGACAACGAAAGCCCAGAGACAGCCGCCCTTCGTGAACTTGAGGAAGAAACTGGTTACAAAGGTGATGTTGCTGAATGTTCTCCAG CTGTATGCATGGATCCGGGTTTGTCAAATTGTACCACACATATAGTGACTGTGATGATTAATGGAGATGATGCTGAAAATGTGAGACCTAAACCAAAGCTTG gagatgGAG aatttgtgGAAGTAGTTTCTTTACCAAAGAATGATCTACTGAAGAGAATTGATG ACCTGGTAGCTGATGAACATCTCAAGGTGGATGCCAGAGTCTATTCTTATGCTTTGGCACTGAAACATGCCAATGCAAAACCCTTTGAAGTGCCATTCCTGAAATTCTGA